The genomic region GGCCGCTAGGGGCAGGAGAAGGACCCCCCAAGGGGTCTTGGAGAGCTCCACTCCCCCCTTGAAGCCGATGGCGAAGAGGAGGTAGATGGAAAGGGCCGTGTACAGGGCCTCGGGGAAGGCCAGGTCGCTCTTCAGGAGGCGGGCCGCCACCCCCAGGGCGAAGGCCAGGACCATGGGGGAAAGGAGGTTGAGCCTCAGGAGCTCCAGGGCGTCCATGCCCCGCCTTCTACCACGGGGAAGGGGGCTTGGTACAATCCGGTACGATGCGGCCTTTGGTGGGCATCATCATGGGCTCAAGGTCAGATTGGGAAACCCTGCGCCACGCGGCGGAGACCCTCGAGGCCCTGGGGGTGCCCTACGAGGTGCGCGTGGTCTCCGCCCACCGCACCCCGGACCTGATGGCGGAGTACGCCAAGACCGCCAAGGAGCGGGGGCTTATGGTGATCATCGCTGGAGCCGGCGGGGCGGCCCACCTCCCCGGCATGACCGCCGCCTACACCCCCTTGCCCGTGCTGGGGGTGCCGGTGGAGAGCCAGGCCTTAAAGG from Thermus tengchongensis harbors:
- the purE gene encoding 5-(carboxyamino)imidazole ribonucleotide mutase, with amino-acid sequence MRPLVGIIMGSRSDWETLRHAAETLEALGVPYEVRVVSAHRTPDLMAEYAKTAKERGLMVIIAGAGGAAHLPGMTAAYTPLPVLGVPVESQALKGLDSLLSIVQMPAGVPVGTLAIGKAGAVNAALLAASIVGLSHPEVMERLQAYRQAQTEAVLAHPDPREEG